A portion of the Microlunatus phosphovorus NM-1 genome contains these proteins:
- a CDS encoding cation diffusion facilitator family transporter: MSGHRHVHEPGAHEGHHHPTGVKGFFHGLFVPHSHDAADSIDDALEANQEGVRALKISLLVLAATAALQIVVVAVSGSVALLADTIHNFSDALTAVPLWVAFILGRRVATRRYTFGFGRVEDLAGLFIVAMIAMSAVVAGYESIRRFFVPQSVENLGWVLVAGLIGFAGNEVVATYRIRVGRRIGSAALVADGVHARTDGFTSLAVVAGVVGIWLGFPLADPIVGLLISLAIFVLLFGTARDIGRRLLDGVDPNLVDQAEQTLSAVPGVEAVSDTRLRWLGHRLSVEATITTDPDMSVADFHQIEHIADAALRHAMASIGVVRLTPDVHRGSAESTSEGILLKTES, from the coding sequence ATGTCCGGCCACCGCCACGTCCACGAGCCCGGCGCTCACGAGGGTCATCACCACCCGACGGGTGTCAAGGGCTTCTTCCACGGCTTGTTCGTGCCACACAGCCATGACGCAGCCGACTCCATCGACGACGCTCTGGAGGCCAACCAGGAAGGTGTGCGTGCGCTGAAGATCAGCCTGCTGGTTCTCGCCGCGACCGCCGCCCTGCAGATCGTCGTCGTGGCAGTCAGCGGGTCGGTAGCACTCCTTGCCGACACCATCCACAACTTCTCCGATGCCCTGACCGCGGTGCCGCTGTGGGTGGCGTTCATTCTGGGGCGTCGGGTCGCCACCCGCCGCTACACCTTCGGGTTCGGTCGAGTCGAGGACCTGGCCGGTCTGTTCATCGTCGCGATGATCGCGATGTCGGCGGTGGTGGCGGGCTATGAGTCGATCCGCCGGTTCTTTGTGCCCCAGTCGGTCGAAAACCTCGGCTGGGTGCTCGTGGCGGGATTGATCGGTTTCGCCGGCAACGAGGTCGTCGCCACCTACCGGATCCGAGTGGGACGCCGGATCGGGTCCGCCGCGTTGGTCGCCGACGGCGTACACGCCCGGACCGACGGCTTCACCTCGCTTGCCGTGGTGGCGGGGGTGGTCGGCATCTGGCTCGGATTCCCCCTGGCTGACCCGATCGTCGGTCTGCTGATCAGCCTCGCGATCTTCGTGCTGCTGTTCGGCACGGCTCGCGACATCGGCCGTCGCCTCCTCGACGGCGTCGACCCCAACCTGGTCGACCAGGCCGAGCAGACCCTGTCAGCCGTGCCAGGCGTGGAAGCAGTCTCCGACACGCGCCTGCGCTGGCTGGGCCACCGGCTCAGCGTCGAAGCCACGATCACCACCGATCCGGACATGTCGGTCGCCGACTTCCACCAGATCGAGCACATCGCTGACGCCGCCCTCCGCCACGCCATGGCCAGCATCGGCGTGGTCCGTCTGACGCCCGACGTCCACCGCGGGTCCGCAGAGTCGACATCGGAAGGGATACTGCTGAAGACCGAGTCCTAG
- a CDS encoding ArsR/SmtB family transcription factor: MAREDEQQGDESDDADLVALAVEIFAMLADPTRVKIILTLIGGESSVNNLAVAVGKPSSAVSQHLAKLRLARILLTRQEGNRVYYRLANEHVAQLVTDALHQAEHSIGHPRHHARPVIREVESS; encoded by the coding sequence ATGGCTCGTGAGGATGAGCAGCAGGGCGACGAGTCCGACGACGCCGACCTGGTCGCGCTGGCGGTGGAGATCTTCGCCATGCTCGCGGACCCGACCCGGGTCAAGATCATCCTGACGCTCATCGGTGGTGAAAGCTCGGTCAACAACCTCGCTGTCGCAGTCGGCAAGCCCTCGTCGGCTGTCTCCCAGCACCTCGCCAAACTCCGCCTGGCCCGTATTCTGCTCACCCGCCAAGAAGGCAACCGGGTCTACTACCGGCTCGCCAACGAGCACGTCGCTCAACTCGTCACCGATGCCCTGCACCAGGCCGAGCACAGCATCGGGCATCCCCGGCACCATGCCCGGCCGGTCATCCGAGAGGTTGAAAGCAGCTGA